CAGATCCATATGCGGGTGCCCACCACCACGGTGTGGCCCACGAAGGCCTCGCACCGCAGCAGCCGGCGCCGGAGGGTGGCCTTCACGGGCAGCACCCTGCAGCATGTGGCGCACCGCGAGACGGTGAACCACGGCGAGACCTCGGGCTTCCAGAACTTCGTGCGCGAGATGTACGAGGCCTACTACAAGATGAAGCTCGACCAGGAGTGGCGCGGGGGGCGGCTGGAGGACGAGTTCCCCGTACACAACCGCAGGCTGAGCTTCAAGGACCTGGTGGTGCTGCAGCGCGTCGCCCGCGACATGTGGCGCCGCATGGCCAGGGACCGCCGCAGGGTCTACAAGGACCTCGCCGGGGAGGTGAAGCAGCGCCGGCGCCTCCGCCTGCCCCCCGACCCCTACAGGACCCCCGTCACGCTGATGGGCAAGAAAAAGGTGAACAAAACAAAGTCCGTCTACAAATGGACGGACGACTTTGAATgaaacccaaaaaccaaaccgaaaaccaaatCGGAGCCACCTCCCACGCACAATTTTGGAatttttcaatgaaatttcGCTCAAATTCCAgccgaaaaaaatacaaataaaagaaacGCAACTCCAACTCCCCCACAAACCCGGTTATTTGTGGTTTGAATTCCGTATTCCGTGTAGATCGCCATCTGCCGCACACCTTTGGGGCTTTGTTCGATGACATCCGCAATTACACCGAAAGTTGGGCCCTTCCTACGCTCCAAAGACGGATCTGCATACGATTACCATTCTCGATAATCGTCTTATCAAATGGATTATCATTCCCCCCCCATATCCGGAGGGGAAATGGCCTTAACGTTATGTCGTTTACCTGTCCGCAAGGGCGAGGGGGGGAGGCGGAAGTACACTTCagtttttccatattttccaCTCACCTAAAAAGCAAAAGAGACGAGAATTTTCGATTAGTTTTATTCGGTATTTGAATCGATTTGAAAATCCCCAAAAACAAAGTTCAAAGTGCagcaaagatacaaagatacagcATTTGGAGGAGAGATGATTATGGGGCATCATCGGGAAATATTTCGAGACTTGCAGGTCTATAAATAATCATGAGTTCCCCGCCCCAAGGAATTTGCCAGCCCAGCGATCCGCGGGACCTccagccccaccccacccccttttTCTGTGCAACAAAATGTGTCATTCCACAcctaaaacgaaaacgaaaccaaagcgaatccgaatccacagccactgccgcaCTGCATGGAGGAGGTGCAACGAGGGCGTGACAGGCAACACAGGAGGAGGCGCCTCCCACCGCCGCCACAGACGACTTCGATCTGTGCTGCGGTGTGACATTCTCGTGACATTTAAATGGTTTCGGGAATCGGAGGGAATTTGTTGTTTCCTCCCCCTCGTGTGGGAGTTGATTTGTGCCCCTAAATGGGTCACAGATTTGCTGCATGCCCCACCGCCCTCCGACCCAAAAACAAGAGTTCTTCTTCGCATAAATCACTTCCTGATCcaccagcagctcctcctcctccttccccccccccctcctccctcctttCTGTTTTGTTAACCCAAATTCCAGGGCCACGCCTTCTGCTGTCCTACTTATGCAATCAATGATTCGATGCTTTCCCAAAAACAGAggcccctccctccctcccccccccctccccccttccccctacCATAAATAACAAGTGTCGGGCCTCGGGCTAAGGGCTTGACCATCCGATCGATCGATTCGATACGATTTTGGGGCCACAGTGGAGCAGATGGAGAATCGATGGAGGATCGAAGGAGGATTGTGGCAGCGATCGCTGGAGGATCGTTCGAGTATCGCTTTCCCCCCCTGGTTTTTGTCTTTTTGGGAACCCCAATTATTGCAAttttttggcaacattttttggaggggggaggggtatGTGGGGTGGGGGATATATTTGCATTAgccaaaagccacaaaaaagtaCATTTATTTTAACGATAATTTGGTTtgcccccccgccacccccacCGCACACTCCCCCACGGCCGAGGAGGCTTGCAACATTTTCCCACTTTATGTGCAGCTCCAGCAATTAGCGTTTcacggggaggggggagggggagagggaggggggaggtaGAAAACCTGCCAAGAAATTCCGTTACGCAATTttcttctggtttttttttctagtcTTAAATCAGAGATAAAGCTCAGAATTTATGAACGTATGAAAGTGCCTGCTAATCATCATCAGGCCTCTCCctgcccctctctccccctgcCACTCCTCGAGAGATCTCCTATCCgaatggatggaatggaaagaTGAATGGATCATGTGCTAAGTGATCGTCATTATCCCGGGGCCACAAAAGCCACCATCTGGattgtttctgtgtgtgtgacaaGTGCAGATAATTGAGTGCCCcaaggggcaggcaggcaggcggcattcagcaggcaggcaggagagACTCTCTGGAAAAGCTTGAGAAAAGGTAAAGTCAACGATGAGGAAAAAGGCGGTAAAAGATGAGAGATGataactacaaaaaaaaaagatggaaaaaaaaGCGGTGGGCAGAACAAGTTTTTCCAATGTCTGTGGAGCATTGGTGGAGTCGCTGTGAAAGTATTACTTTTTGTGTCTATGGATGGGCCGGGGGGGGATCTGGGGATCATCGATTGAATGGGGGTATccttcctcctgctgctgcagggtATTCCCCAGTCGTTGGCTCCGTTGGCTGTGGCAGGGTGTCGCCCGATGGATTGATGTGGCTTCCACGTGTGTCAGAGAAGGACCACAGCACAGGGGCAGGCCAGAAAACCAGACCACAAGAAAGAGAACACTtaagcgcacacacacacacacacacacgcacacacgtgcaagcaaaaacaaatgcagGAAAGGCAAAAGAAGAGGGCAACAAATACTGCAAGCCGTCGGCAAATGTTCTGTGGGTGAGTCACCACCCCACCGAAAGCCACGGCAGGCAGTCGAAAACTAGTCATGCTCTCCATCTcttccctctcccccctctctccacGCGGGTTGTCAGTTTTTGCATTCTTGGCctgcctctccccctccctctagCGGACACTctctcgcactcccctccccttctCAGGGTACATTCACTGCAGGGAAAGGTGCCCGAAGGGAGGGCGAGCTGGTGCCGCACCCCATGCGATGCACATACCCTGGCAACACCCTGAATGAGCACAAAATTGTGGAAACCGCAATGCACTTCAACGAAAAGGAAGGAGGCAGAAgaaggaaacaaaataaaagtggaggaggggggagcagagcgggcgggggggggggggagagagagatgaggTGTCCCTGAAATATATCGATTTCGCATGGCTTATGGACTTTGGGCAGGCCCTCTTCTTCCTCcgcttcctcttcctctttcccTTCggttttgctgttttctgttttgtttgtcgCCAGCCAAGAGCTAAGAAGGCATTCACCTCATTTCCTTCCactggacacacacacagagacagacagagacggagaatGCTAAGagcaggccagcagcagcggcagcgacagaggcagcggcagcggcagaacggAATgcggagagcgggagagcgagcgCTGGACAGATCATTGCATAATGTGGGCCTCTCGCTGTCTCGCCGTCCCTCTGTcgtgtgtgttcgtgttcgTTCGTGCTTGttcgtgttcgtgtgtgtCGGAGCTTATCTGCAATTTCCTTTTGGGTTAATCGGGAAGAAAAGAAGAGGCTCTGAATGAAAGCTGACCAGATGCCTGCTTATCCCTTccctcgctccctctcccccctctccctcctcccGCTTCGATTGAATTTTAACTTTCTTTTCTTGCATGAACCATTCAATGCCTTATTTCCTTGATAATTTATGATCGATTCAAGATCTGATCAAGTGCGGATCAAATTACATgactccctccccccctccccccctcccccctccaaAAACTCCTCCCACCCTTTCCATATCCTGAACAGTTCCTTTTTCTTAGGAAAAACCTCTTCTGATGCAAACTATGGATCGTCTCAGCACATTTCAGGCGAAAAGCTGTTATCCCTGTCCTTTTCTAACCTTttttcatacaaaaaaaaagcctcTCCATAAATTATTTGCCCCCAAAAGTCTCCCCAGAAGTtctttttttgccttttgctgtCGTTTCGTTGCTTATCTTTTCATATGTTTCTTTAATGAGTTttgttgttccttttttttgttttttgttttgtcaaaCTGTAAATTAATGTCACTGAAAATGGCAGCAAAACCAAttggagagggggaggggctcagggagggggagggacaCCCAAAGACTGACGACGGATGgtggatggcggatggcggagGGGAGACACACCAATTtgtgtgtggggggaggggggtggcgAAGAGGCGGGACAGATAAACCGCAAAACAGCGAAACACGAGACCAAAGCAGGAAGGGGGGATGGGGCatggacgggggacgggggggagcttgcaaaaaaaaacaaaaaccgctTGTTGAACCACTGACAGACTTTAGCGCTCCCGCACCCCCTCTACCCCCCTCTCCACCACCCCTCTTCCCTCTtcttgcccccccccccttgccaATCCGTCAATTGTCAACATTTTTCCGTCTTAATAAGTTTTTGGCGCATGTTTTATGCCAAATCTCGGAATAgatgtttatgtttttcttgtgGGAATGGAAACGGGCATGCAAATGGAGGTTAAGTGGAGGTTTTGTCGGGTTTTCGGAATGGgttgggcttgggctgggTCGGGGTCCGGGTTCTatagggggggaggggggctgagATTTATGGACATGCGAACGGAATTATGGCCACTGATTGGATGATTGAAGGCTCCTCGAGGGGTGTCCAAAGATCGGAATGGGTAGAGCTAGAGACCTGGACAGAACCATTAGATACCATTAGATGGAATATCTTTGTCGATATTCGataaaagcaaagaaaatcTCTCCATTGAACAATATCCAACGCCTCTCTGCATTTCCGTCCCTCTACatttctgctcctccttctgcccCCCTTTTGGGGgcacaaaatttcaatttacttTTCGGCTAAATGGCTTTCGACAGGCCTTGAAAGCTGCCCCATTATCCTTCGCCTCTTAGCACTATCGTCGCTCCGGCCATCGTCCGGCAGGCTGCCACAAGATGGACTGCCTCATTTGCTGGATTTATGGACTGCGAATGGAGTGGAGACTTCACTCTCATTGTCCTGCctcggggagggggagggggggcggcagcaggctgccacatgccccatgcgCCATGCGCCATGAAATATGAATGTCGAACCGAGGGACAGGTGACCGGCCTGCTGCCCCTTGCCATTGGACACTCTATCGCTGCAACATTCGCACGTCTATGCAatttgtggcatgcagcagcagcagcagcagctttgaAACTTTCACATGGAACAGGCTGCAGGAAAAAGTATAAATAAATCCACAAGCGCCCAAACACCCAccgcccaccacccaccacccaccccccaccccgaaaaacagcaaaagatAGCGAGAAAAGCGTGAAAATTAAGTCTCCTACGAacgaaattcaaatgaaagtAAAGTGAAGTGAAGAATTGATGGACACCGCGTTACCTTACCCACAAATGTATCCGAGTATCCGAGTATCTGAGTATCCGTGCATTtgcgtatctgtgtatctgtgtatctgcatGCCCCGCCCACACCCACTGCAGCACACATGACAAAAGAGCTGGCTAACAAATGCTGCTCGCAGCTCTGGGCCCGGCCAAGaggacggggagggggggggggggggggctgctgCAGCGCCGCCAATTTAATTTATGAGCCTAAGCGATCTATTCGATGACTATCGCCCGGCGAAGCGTAACGCCCTCGTGTGCGACGGCGGTGGGTCCAAGGCGGCTAACGGTAAACAGGGTCTGTGTCTCTGGCTTCAACTTAGAGATGGCAGCGTGAGGGATGAGGATCAGGTGGGCAAAATATACACCTTTCAGCAGAGAAATTACTAAAAGATACACTTTTTAGTGGAGACATGGACAAAAGATACACTTTTTTAGTGGAGACATGGACAAAAGATACACTTTTACTAGAAAATTGGATAACAGATGCACTTATTAATTGAAACATGTGTAAAAGATACACTTCAAACTTGAGAAATGGCCAAAAGATACACTTTTTAGTAAAGAAAAGGATAAAAGATACACTTTTTAGTAAAGAAATGGATAAAAGATACACTTTTAAGCAAAGAAATAGATAAAAGATATACCTTTTAGTAGAGAAATGGCTAAAAGATACACTTTTGTGGAAGGAGATACACTTTTAATTTGATAAATGAATAAAAGATATCATTTCCAGTGGAGAATCGAGTAAAAGATACACTTTTCACTAGGGAAATGACTAAAAGATACACCATTTACCAGAGAAAAGGTTAAGAATACACTTTTTGTAAGGGCAACGGCTAAAAGATACACTATTTACTGGAAAGAAGAGTAAAAGATAAACTTTTTAGCAGAGAAAAACGATGAAAAATCCTCAAGTGTGTTGGGAATTCCTTCTAGGATCTTATTATTGGAAAACTTTCAATTTCCTGCCGCATCGTGCAGCACTCGCTCCCATCTCTAGCACCGCCCCTCCCCCGCTCCAGCCGGCCGCCCCCCCCTGCAGCACATTTATCGAATGCTCAAACAACTGCGATGATTCCCCGATAAGCACACACGCTCCAAGCTCCAAGCTCCACACATGAAAGGGAGGAACaatagaaagagaaaaacaaagcgAAGGAGGGGACGcaaggaggaaggaggaaggaggaacGAGGCGGTGTGAGAAGAAGGAGGCGATCGGCAGGCACCCGTTTGTTTTTTGAGGGGTggtgggaggtgggaggtgggggggggtgggtggtggacGGATCCTTCGTCTTTCGTTATCCGCCATCCGATTTGCttaattgcataaatttttatttggcCGATGATCAGTGCATAGCGATATGCAAATCTGGATCTTTGGCGGGGACGACGGGGAGGACGGGGTGGACGGGGAGGACGAAGAGGAGGATAAGGAAAAGCCGCAGACCCGCATTAAATCACAGAAAAATCACTGAAAATGGTAGCAGGGAGAGCCCCAGCCAGAGCCTGCCAGCCGTCGACTTTCGCTTGGCTaacaaacgaaaaaacaaaaacaaaaacaaaaataaataaaaagaaaattcttCAGTTGACAGCAAAAGCGATCTTTGGGtccgtttttgtgtgtgggaaTTTCGGAAATTTTTCCTTGGACCAAGACCTGGTTTTTCTTTCCTCTGGCGGCGGcttcagcggcagcggcagcggcggtggcggctctCCTCAAAGGTCACTCCAGTCGTCGcgtcgcctcgcctcgccccgCGCGGAGGGGGGGGACTTTTACTTTTCTCATTTTCGGTTTCTTCAGCTTTTTCTTAGCACTgcttttggtttcttttcgCTGGTGTTATTAATTGTTCCTTTCGGGGTAATTACGAGTGCAGTCCGAGGAGCGGAGTGAGTGCATTTCTGTGTAAACAGTCGTCTGGGATATACGAGAGCGACTGCCAGTGCGACTGCAAGTACTCCATGGATGGATTCCATTCCCTGCGAGAGGGAGGCGTTTTTCTAGAGCTAGAGGGGAGAGGGGTTTGGCTAGGAGAGGGGGGAGGATGGGAGAGGTGTCTATATCCTTCTATTTGCTGATTTCCTACCATATTTGTATCTATCAAACTATGGATCTACCGTCCATCCTTTCAGCTATGTTCCCACACTTTCATCTAACTGGCAGTCGATCCATCtgtgtatctatctatctgcaTATCCATATTAGTTtcagtctaacagctatctttcgcGAGAggtcgcgcgtcatgcggcagtgcCCCTCAGTCGGTTGGGAGGGAATCCGCCTGGAATCCGCGCGAGTCTGGGATTTGATCATCTATCTTTCCATCTCTCTATCTGTATATCTAtctatttgaatatttatctATCTGtacatctatctatctatctacccCTATAATTCCTTGCCAAATCTTCTTTCCATTCCAATCTTTTGCACAAAAATCCGCATGAGAACAAAACTTaggtaatttttttttttcgtttcccAAGGATTTTCCAAGTTTCTCTTGTTTTcccataccaaaaaaaaaagaaaagaaaaaactatCTTAAGCAGAGATTTCTCTCCCATGGCCTCCCCATATATGGTGGCAGATATTTCTGCATCTATCCGAAAGATACATTTGCCGGCAAATATTTTGGGCACATCAAAGATGGGATTATTCTTGGTTCAGTGTCAAGAgagtgtgcctgtgtgtgtgtgcctgtgtgtgtgttttgttagTCAGGCACTTAATTGAGGTGATTAACTCGTGAGGAATGCTGCCTGCCGCAAGGAAAAGTATCTGCGAGATGCGCGGGCAGCGGTGGGGATTCGTGTGCCAAATCCAGAGATAGGCAAAGCGTTTAGCGGAGTTCTCTGTACAGTGGAGACTCGTCAGAGCGTACGGAGGAGCCTACGAAAGGGAGGGGGAGCGGGGCACAAGAAATGCCCCCCAAAAGGATCCTTGAAAGGAAAGCTTCTACTGTACTTTTGgtatcttttttgttgctatttttaatttcaattttgtttgtttttttttgtatcttttgcagTTGTATCTAAGGGTATCTTGGTTTTTCCTGTCACTATCTCTCGTGGAGatgtacaaatgtatctgccagatacgTTTCAAAGGCAAAATGCATCTGCCGAGTACCGAGTGCCACCGATCTATAAATAAACCCccaccaaagccaaagccatgcccattccccattcccatgcccattccatcatgtggcatccacagatccacaacatccagaagATACAACAGCTCTATGAATAGAttgaaacagaaaaacagaagaagaacagaAACGAAGCGCCTCGAAATGATGGAGAGCATGCATGAAGAATTTTTATTATCAACTCTCGAAGATggacgaaacgaaacgaaacgaagaagAAGTTGCCACAAtttagagagggagagggagagagggcgTGGTAGGGGCAAGGGGCTAGGGGCTAGGGGAGTACGCACGCTGctcaaccatccatccatccatccacctcctcctcctttctgcttctcctcctcctcctcttcctcttccttcCATCGTTTAATTGTCCAGAGCCTCTGTGCGCCTTCGTCGTCTTGGGATTTTAATGAACCACAAAGCGATAAGCGAGAAGAAGAAACGATTACGCCAGAAGTGGGGAGAGAGCAAAACAGAAGGGTACAAAAGAGAGGGCAAAGAGGAGGCGAAGAGGGCAAAGAGGAGGCGAAGAGGGCGCAGAGGGGGGGTGCTATAAATAGACGGGACAtgatcccccccccccccctatgATCCTCATTTTTCCCCCGTTTTTACTCCAATTCAAGCTCTCCAAAAGTCAAGTAAAAATCATTTGATTCAATGCCATTTCCCTTTTTCcgaggagggagggagagggagaaagagaaagaagagCTTCTCCCTTTTGGGGAATTGAAGATAATCACAATTATGTGCGAATGGAGGGGGGCTTGGGGGTGATGGGGGCGATGGGGGGTTATCCGAGGGTAGGGCCTTCGGGGGATCAAAGTTTATCGATCGCTTTACGATTTACGATGGTTTTTTTTCACCAAAGAGCACGAAAACCAGAAGGAACCCTTCTAAAGGATTGTAGAATTGTATGGGGAAATTTTAGGAATTATCCAGCATTCCTTACGGATTCTCTGGCCACCCCAGAAAGCGGTTAGCGGTCcccaaaatattcaaaaatattccCCCTAAATGCTACTAAATGTTAGTCCCAAATTCCAGTCTTAATGAGCTGGCCGATGGCAGATGTGGCAAAGTGGAGAGAAACTAGAGAATCTTAAGCCGCTTAgatcccccccaccccccgccgaCCGGCCACTCCTCCGGAACTCCACTCGGAGCCCGGAGAGAcgctgacaaaaaaaaaatatgcgaAACTATTTATTGGAACAACAAAAAGCGTGTGTTTTGAACCGGTTTCCAAATGAATGTTTAATGTTAATGctgattgtttttttataCAGATTTCAAGgttaaattgaaatgcaaaaaaacaaccagcacacacacacacagacacacagacagtcCTCTAAATGGGGTTCCACGGAAGAGTGGAATCCATAATTTGCCGCCTTTTAATGAGTGGCCTTTTCGGACCCTCCCCCCTGCCACTccccctgccgctgccaccgccgctgaCACAGTGGCCAATAGAGATTTTCCTCAACAGATTTGTGGGACATCATTTGTGGGGGCgtactcccccccccccccccctccccattcgcagctgttgctgccaccagAAAACATGCAACTGTTTGTTGCATGTTTCGTGTGCGTCAAAAGAAGATGAGAgaaacaacgacaacaacaacagacaccgaaaagaaaaactccCGATGCGGAAATGCagataaaaaatcaaaagagcaagagtggagggggagggggaggggggtagaGAAAACCTTTTGGAAAATTAATGAGCTGCAAACAATGCGGACATCGTTAGGCGGGAAAATAAAGATTTTCTTTTGGGaggaaaaaactaaaactacagaaaaatgaaagaaaaattcAAATCGAAAGAGGGAAGAGGGCGGTGGAGGGAGGGGAGTTCAATATTTGGACTGCTgcggggggaaggggggcaagggggaagacaattaattaaaaactgcACTAATGATTGATTCCGACATCAATCAGATTGAATAATTAGCtgcaatcaaaacaaaaaccaaaaaacagcaacaaaatcaatcaaatcaagAAATCAACGAAAAGctcaaaaaaaagagaaacagatTTCCCcacaacccaaaaaaaaagcaaaaatttagaggcaaaaaaaaatacaaaaacaatggAAACATCAATTGCAAGGCGGGGGAGGAGGGGCTGCAACacttttcgcttttcatttTACACCTTCCAGTAGGTCAGGTGGTGcctccttccccccccccctcccccccccgcACCCCTTTCTGCCCAATGCCCCTCCACTCCGCTCTTTCTGTGTAAaactgttttgttttcttcttatAAACACAATCAAAAACGGGGTCATATCCCATCTACAtattggcacacacacacacacacgcacacacacacacgcacacaaatgagaacaagaacaagtgTCTAATGGAGTGGAAGCAGAACGGAGTGGAACGGAGGAGAGGAGGGGCGAGGGGAAGTGTTTTTGATAGCTGAAAGAAGAACAGATTGCAGCACTTCGATTCGAGGATTGCGAAATGGCAAGCACTTGATGGAAGAGCaggagagaggaagagaggaagAGCAGGAGAGAGCACAAGTGGAAGGGAGATAGTCGAGTGTAGAACTCTCCTCT
The sequence above is a segment of the Drosophila pseudoobscura strain MV-25-SWS-2005 chromosome X, UCI_Dpse_MV25, whole genome shotgun sequence genome. Coding sequences within it:
- the LOC6900980 gene encoding uncharacterized protein translates to MASIWSRAWHMFDAVLGPPPSASISAESLPEDPPTELPAEPPAAPPEAPAWTYPQTQIHMRVPTTTVWPTKASHRSSRRRRVAFTGSTLQHVAHRETVNHGETSGFQNFVREMYEAYYKMKLDQEWRGGRLEDEFPVHNRRLSFKDLVVLQRVARDMWRRMARDRRRVYKDLAGEVKQRRRLRLPPDPYRTPVTLMGKKKVNKTKSVYKWTDDFE